Sequence from the Penaeus vannamei isolate JL-2024 chromosome 16, ASM4276789v1, whole genome shotgun sequence genome:
ATTCTGGAGAGATGTCTTTGTATTTAAGTTCTCTCTTAGTAAAATGTAGAACgttcatttatttttaaatctAGTGGTTATGAGTAGATTTATTCAGGAATGGTAGGGTACCTCAGCATCCActtcgggtttgtttgtttttaccacCAACTATTGTATTGCGTGTTGATCttattttagaaaatatatatggttGTAAGCTTTAATATACTGGTTTTATTGACGTACTTACCACTCTGAACTTAGGATGGTTGATGGCATAGACCATGGGGTTGTAGCAGGCGGAAGACTTTGCCAGGAGGGCGGGCAGCATGGTCACGAGAGGCGTGATGGGGCTCTGGTCGAAGAACAGGCCCTGGAGGGAGAAAAAACATGTTCAGCGAATATCGGTCTTTGCAATTATACAAGAAATAAGCGTCAGAACCAAATTATTTGAAATAGGGAAGGCTCCAACCTGGACGACGATGGCGGCGTAGGGAGTCCAGCAGACCACCCAGAGAGCCACGTTGGTGCAAGCAACCTTGGCAATGCGCACCTCAGCAGACTGTGTCTGGGCATCCTGTCATGGGATGGAACAGATTCAGTGAAGGTTATTGATATTACATTTCTTTTGCTCCTGTGAAATATAAATAAGATGTTGGTTGGCCTTGGAAGACATGAAGTGGAGGAAGGTTTACCTGGTTTGACCTGAGGTTGGACACGTTCATCTTCTTGGCCTGCTCCCTCATGGCGGCCTCGTGGGCGAAGATGGCCTTCACGATGGAAATGTAAGAGAAGACGATGGTGAAGAGGGGCACGCAGAAGTCGAAGACGAAGATGCTGATTCCGTAGGATCGAAGGTTGTCATCGCGGGTGAGGTAATCGAAGGAGCAGGAGTCCAGGATACCTGTGTGAAACGGCAATGTTTAACTTCCTTGCGTCCTAAGGAATTTAGAAAAAGCTGCATGAAATCCAAGTAAGTCTGCGGCCATTGCGAGTCACTCACCCTCAGGAATGTACTTTCCCCAGCCGAAGAAGGGAGGCAGTGACCATGCGATGGCGTAGATCCATGAGAAGAGAACGAAGATGGTGGCCCTGCTGGAGGTCAAGGGCGTTCCGCTCACACCCTTCACGATCACGTTGTACCTGTCGTAGGAGATGAAGGACAGCGTCCAGATGGATGCGATGCCGGTGATGGCCCctggggagagaggcaagggagtgaGGACCAGATCCCTGCCAAAGGAATGACTCCTTCAACAGTTTCATGCTTTCTTGTTTTGCAAAAGCAAATTCTCTTGCACCCTTGCAGACTGACTTACCGAAGAAGGCGTACAGCTCACAGAAGGTCTCACTGAACATCCACACTCCTCCGCTGAAGCAGTTGTAGGTGAAGAAGGGAAACTGCGTCATCAGCATGAGGAAGTCACTGATGGCCAGGTTGAGGACCAGCTGATTGGAAGGCGTCCGCAGAAACTTGTTCTTCAGGTAGAGCAGGATGACCAGCCCATTGCCTGCGTGAAAAGCACCTTTCTGTAATCTTTGCTTGACTGCTTCATCAAGGCCACTTTCTTATCATGAAAAAGTTGAGAGCATTAGAGGGAACAGCATAAGGACGCCAATAGCGTCCTAGGTAGAGGCACTAaccgaagaaggagagacagcccAGAATGATGTAGATGCAACCGAGCACATAGTGCCACATGGGGTTGACCGGAGGGTAGTTGTTCCAGTGAGGGTGGATCATGTGCCGGATGTTCTCTGGCACAAGGTCCACCACAGTGACACCTTCAGGATATCCGAAGACAACCTGACCGGTGTAGGCCTCTGCATGAGGACCGGAAGCGTTGGCGAACACCATCTTATCAGCTCTGCGAAGGTTATATTACATAACGTGTAGTTAGATACATTCTTCTGGAGCATAAATGGACTCATGTGTTTAGCATAATTGCTATATTCATGAGACCTATAGCCAATACTCAAAGCTTTATTTACTCTAAATTGGTACCTTTACAAAAGATAGCACATACTAGTAAATAATGAATTCATTCCACGAAACTTGTGATAATTAGTTTTAGGTCAATAGAAGTTCTAGaatcaatatctatatttctcaAACATTACTCAAAGTTGGCAGATGATATTATGCGTATAGGTAATCCAGcaggtagcacacacacacacacacacacacacacacacacacacacacacacacatatatatatatatatatatatatatatatatatatatatatatatatatatatatatatatatacatatatgtttcagaCACCGGATATTAACAAGTGTGTCTTGCCCTTCAGCCTGGGACTTACCTCAGGGACTCGCCAGCAACTGAACAGAGGTGTGTTTTCAACGACTTGTGGAACGACTGCCTGGCAAGCTCACGGCGAAGAGACCACTCAAGAGGTCGCCTTTATACCTCCGTCTCCGCGCAAAAGCTTGGTTAATCTCATTTGCCTAAACGCTCtgaaaagattaagaaatatgCCACGAAAGCAGCgtactctcttgttctctctctctctttctctctctctctctctctctctctctctctctctctctctctctctctctctctctctctctctctctctctctctctctctctctctctctgtggctttccttcacattttctctctttctcttggtctatTAAATTGTACTAATACAAGTAAagatacatacactcaaacaccgTGCAGCCATATACATAGCAGCTAAGAACACTTGACGAAAGGTTATACTTAAGGGATCAAGTGCACAAAAGAGGGATCTGAACCCAAGGCTCCACCGTAggatatttttatgattttcagcTGAGTAAATTTGTTTGagcgtgtttgtgaatgtatgtgtgtaaattagatatatgtatgtatgtgtatatataatacatgtatgtggatatatacttacatgtatatatgtatatgaatttgtatatatatatatatatatatatatatatatatatatatatatatatatatatatttatgtgtgtgtgtgtgtgtgtgtgtgtgtgtgtgtgggtgtgtgtgtgtgtgtgtgtgcgtgtgtgtgtgtgtgtgtgtgtgtgtgtgtgtgtgtgtgtgtgtgtgtttgtatgtaatgtatataaatatatatatatatatatatatatatatatatatatatatatatatatatatatatatataaacatatacatatacatatacatacatatatatatatatatatatatatatatatatatatatatatatatatatatatatatatatatatatatatacgttgggGTTCGTGAACATTGGGGTGAGTATTTTCAGCAACTGTGTCAGGTAGAACCTCCAGTAGTTAATCTGAATGCAGGTGAtgtgccagacccacccatcagtgagggtccttctaccctgactgaggttagggaggccaTCTCTAAGCTAAAGGGTAGGAAAGCTGCAGGTATAtgcgatatccctgctgaactgctaaaggctaggggtgaacctatggcacggggcttGTCTACTAccctgggcccggattcactaacgtacttacgatggtaaaatcactggtaactatagttaccgtGGTAAACAGACAGCAGTGGTATTCACTAgcaacttgccattggagttaccatggtaaattttaccagtggtcagagcactggtaacttctgggaagacgatgtcatcacgtgttatctcgtcaaaaaatcaatatctaagcaaagttttgggtttgtttttacacctgatgtaactaatatgatggcaaacagatatcacaatgcggacatagtgaagaaatgcaaatttcacataaaGGTAGCataaataaaatccacacaattttttataggcctacattatactagaatgcatggaaccgtcAAATAAGTGAACttttaaagaattcttctctgacataattattaaaaatgctatagaaaaaaatatcttgctgatatataaactggcaataccaacgctaaatgAGTAAagcaatatctgtatctgtcAGCATTTTGACAttaaactccaaagtgcatgggcaagaattgaaatatttcctttgacaacaaaaggcaatgaataaaaaaattactTGGTCCAGTTctttgatgaaaaatatataagtaaaaagcGGTTTgtactgtctctttggtttgaggtaaacaataatattaatgtaacggtgtttgtattggttcctatctatacagtaaatacatatccaacatgatggatataatcaaataaatatattcttttttctacaaTGTCCTTAAATAGTGATggtgttttagctctgacgattatttaaacaatttCGCTGTGTCTAGGAACCTGGATGCTGTCTATTGCCTTGGAATTGCGCTGAACCATGGGGTACGGTTGGCAGGGCcatgcaaggtctatatatgtacttatatagaccttggggccATGTGTCCGACCAAAGGCTACGCCGTGAGACTCTCATGGGAcatgttacttgcataatccgtgaccgACAACTCTGCCGATCAGACTGTCTCTTAACCAGACAGCCATGCGTGAATGAGGCCTATAGGAAGACCCAGTAGGTTGCCAggccgagggcctgcctggcgacttgccttgAGGGATCCCGTGGTTGAAGGCCAAGTGTGGATACGGCTATTCGCTTCCGTCGGAGGTGTCTCctttaataatgatggtgatgatatatatatgtatgtgtctgtatatatatatatatatatatatatatatatatatatatatatatatatatatatatatatatatatatatatatatatatatataaaatatgtgtgtatgtatatacatatatgtgtatacatatatggttgtgtgtgagcatatatgtatgtatttatgcatgcatatatacttatatacatacatatatatgtttataagtgtgtgtgagtgtgtatgtgtgcaggtgcttacatgtacatacatacatacatatatgtgtgtgtgcgtgcgcgcgcgtgtgtgtatatatatgtatatatttacatatgtgtataaatatatatgtaaatatatatatatatatatatatatatatatacatatatacacacgcgcgcgcacacacacacacatatatatgtatgtatgtatgtacatataagcacctgcacatatacacactcacacacacacttataagcatatatatgtatgtatataagtatatatgtatgtatataagtatatatgtattcataaatacatacatatatgcatacacacagatatatatatacatacacatatatgtatatacatacatacatacatatatatatatatatatatatatatatatatatatatatatatatatatatatatatatatatatatatacacacagcataTCCCAGTCCATGCGTTTCGTGGCTTCCGCCCCCCGGCGAGGGGCGTATCCTTTGACATAGTTGCAGCGCAGGAATCCGTTAAAATGCCTCCTGCGGGGTCTTGGCGACGCGACCCGAAGGCTGCTTGTCGTGCGCACTTTCTTCCTGaagtgtttttctttcgtttccataAACACGAGACGTATTTTAATTCCAAAGAGATGTGCGTCACATATGTTGCAAAGAAGGGCTTCCCGCCTTGcttttacatttatgtgtgtgcgtgtataaatatacatatatatatacatatatatatatatatatatatatatatatatatatatatacatatatatatatatatatacatatatatatataaatatatatatttatatatatatacatatatatatttatatattcatacatatatatatatatatttatacatatatatatacatatatacatatatatatatatatatatatatatatatatatatatatatatatatatatatagatatagatatatatatatatatacatatatatgtacatatatatatatacatatatatatacatatatatgtatatatgtatacacacacacacacacacacacacacacacacacacacacacacacatatatatatatatatatatatatatatatatatatatatatatatatatatatatatatatatatatatatatacatatatatatatatatatatatatgtgtgtgtgtgtgtgtgtgtgtgtgtctgtgtgtgtgtgtttgtgtgtgtgtgtgtgtgtgtgtgtgtatacatacatatatatatatatatatatatatatatatatatatatatatatatatatatacatacatatatatatatatacatatatatatatatatattttgtatatatatatatatatatatatatagatagatagatagatatagatatcttttatatatatacatacatatatatattttgtatatatatatatatagatagatagatagatatagatatacatatatatatatatatatatatatatatatatatatatatatatatatatatatatatatatatatatatatatatatatatatatatatatatatatgtatatatatatgtatatatatacataaatatatacatatatatatacatatatatatatatacatatatatatttatatgtatgtatatgtatatacatatatatatatatatatatatatatatatatatatatatatatatatatatgtatatatatacatatatatatatatacatttatatatatacatatatatatatatatatatatatatatatatatatatatatgtatatatatatatgcatatatatatatacatatatatatacatatatatatacatatatatatacatatacatatatatatatatatatatatatatatatatatatatatatatatatatatatatatatatatacatatatatgtatatatacacacacacacacacacatacacatatatatatatatatatatatatatatatatatatatatatatatatatatatatatatatatgtatatatatatgtgtgtgtatatatatatatatgtatatatatatataatatatatatgtgtgtatgtatatgtatatgtatatacatatatacatatatacatatatatatatataaatatatatatatatatatatacatatatatatatatatatatatatatatgtatatttgcatatccatatttatatatatatatatatatgtatatatatatatatatatgtatatatatacacatatatacatatatatatatatatatatatatatatatatatatatatatatatgtatatttgcatatccatatttgtatatatatgtatatatatatatatatatatatatatatatatatatatatatacacatatatatacatatatatatatatgtatgtatgtatatatatatatatatatatatatatatatgtaaatatacatatatatatatatgtatatatatatatatatatatatatacacatatgtatatatatatacatatatatattatagaacagtatatatgtatatatgcatacatatatgcatacatatatgcatacatatatgggtatatgaatatatatatatatatatatatatatatacatatatatatatatatatatatatatatacatgtatatatgtatatgtatatatatatatatatatatatat
This genomic interval carries:
- the LOC113800909 gene encoding compound eye opsin BCRH1 yields the protein MVFANASGPHAEAYTGQVVFGYPEGVTVVDLVPENIRHMIHPHWNNYPPVNPMWHYVLGCIYIILGCLSFFGNGLVILLYLKNKFLRTPSNQLVLNLAISDFLMLMTQFPFFTYNCFSGGVWMFSETFCELYAFFGAITGIASIWTLSFISYDRYNVIVKGVSGTPLTSSRATIFVLFSWIYAIAWSLPPFFGWGKYIPEGILDSCSFDYLTRDDNLRSYGISIFVFDFCVPLFTIVFSYISIVKAIFAHEAAMREQAKKMNVSNLRSNQDAQTQSAEVRIAKVACTNVALWVVCWTPYAAIVVQGLFFDQSPITPLVTMLPALLAKSSACYNPMVYAINHPKFRVALQKQMPWFCIHENTETASSKSADTKSIDTKEAKEDA